CACAATTACCCGGAAACCAATCTAAGGCCAGGGCCGGATGGAGTGTTCGGAACGGAAGATGATGAAGTGTACTGGAATGGACCAGATAGAATACCGGGAACCGAGGATGATAAGAAAATTCTCTCAGGGCCGGATGGACAATATGGAACTGAGGATGACTGTTATGATAACAAAGATAAACAGGATGGGACCAACATGCGGCCAGGCTCAGATGGAATTTTCGGAACGGAAGATGATGAATTATGGTTAAATGGTCCGGACGAGATGCCGGGAACGGAAGATGATATCAAATATGTCCATAGGAATTCATCTGGTGGAGGGGGTGGATATGGCGACCGATTGGTCGGAAGAGGAGCGTATAAGCCTGTTATAGAAATAATGGATGCTGCTTTAGAGGCAATGGAGCCTCAAACGGTCGGACTGGTTTCTAATTTTTATGACACCTACCAATCGTTCAAAAAAGGGCAGGAAATGAGTAGATACATAGTGAATACTGGGATGCAGGAAATACAAATGGAGGCTGCAACGGGTTCACAGGTTGAAAAGGAAACACAGGAAAGTAGATGGAGTGATGAATCCTATTCTGATAAGGATGTGGGACCGGTTGTTCCTGTTAAAACATACAGGAACATGAAAGTGATTTGGATGATATTACTTTTAATATTACTCTATGTATTAGGATACGAGATTTACAAAGCCAAAAAGAAAGACTGATTTATGGACAGAACTGAGTTCTGTTTCATGGAAGATGCGCACATTGACAAGTAAATAGTGTAATGCCATAGTATAAAAATTAAGGTTGTTGCCATAGAGCCAATGGAAGAATTAAGAATGATATTGTCTGTATATAGGAATTATGCTATATTAAAAAAACAGGAACAACCGTGTTGCAGGGTGGCTGGCCTCTATTCTACATAGGATGGGGGTGGTGCTGATGAAACATTTTGATTTTAAAGACTTGATGGCCTTTGGAATGTTCATTCTGGCATTGCTGACATTCGTATTTACGTATATCAGATAATGTTTTAAGCATAGAAAAACCACCCCAAAACTTGACCGGTGAAGGGGTGGAGTTTCTAATCCATTAACTAACAGGTCAACCATCTTGTGGGCGGTTGTTCCTTTTATGCTTATATTATAGCAATGAATATGGAATAATTCAAGAAAAAACTATTTTGCATAGGATGTGTAAGATGATATAATAAAGAGGGAATGGAGGGGGAGGATTTTAAGACTCGCCTCACTATAATTTTGTTCTAAAAAGTGAAAATCTTAAGGTAGTTGACTGATGGATAAAGGTGAAAAAGTATGAGTGGAGGAGCGCATAAGTTAATGGGGGTGGTTCTTGGTGGTATGATTATCAGTGTGGTAGAACCTACACTCCCCGTAGCCGGCTTAATTCTGGGAATGTCCGTTTTGGGAGAATTGGCACCGGATATTGATACGGTCAATAGTACAATTAGCCTTAGAACCCCAATCATACCAAAACTTATTAATCGAAAGTTTGGTCATCGTGGTTTGCTTCATTCTCCATTATTTTTAGTATTGTTATGGCTGGTGATAGGAAGGCAAAATCTCATAGGTAATGTATTCTGTATTGGATATCTGGGACACTTGGTTCAGGATTTATTTACCTGTGCAGGGCTTCCGTTACTATTTCCGTTTGATAAAAAGAAAATAAGTTTGTTTCCTTATCATTCAGGGGGGATAATGGATTATGTCATGACATCTGTATTAATTATTTTATTGTTGACAGTGAATCAGTTGATTTAATAGGAGGGAAATTGATATGTTCAAAAGATTAGCGTTAATGACAATGGCAGCAACCATATTGTCAGCGACACCAGCATATGCAGGCCAGTGGATGCAAGATGGGAATGGCTGGTGGTGGCAGAATGATAATGGGAGTTATCCAGCTTTTACCTGGGCCTGGTGTGATGGAAATCATGATGGTATAGGAGAAAATTACTTCTTTGATGAAAATGGATATATGTCCATGGATACAGCAGCTCAGGAAATCGCTGTAAATGAGAATGGAGCTATGTTGTATAATGGGGCGGTATGTACGGCTGCAATGCCAGATGGCCAGGATTTTGTTCCGGGAATGGCGATTGATGGAAAATTGGTTTATTGGGTGTATCAAGAATCGGATGCCTCAATAGCTGCTGGAAAGGAAAGAGAAAGCCAGAAGGGGATGGTATCAAATAATAATACAGGAATAACCACCTATGAACATATTGATATGAAAGCATTATCATATTATATGATAGATTTGATAAATGAAGAAAGAGAACAGCGTGGAAAAGACTCTTTAGTCATAAATGAGGAATTGATGGATGATGCAGCATTAAGAGCAGAAGAGTCATCTATAAAATTTAGCCACACAAGGCCAAATGGAAAAGATTATTCAACAGCTATCAATGTAGAGTATTCAAAAGTAGGCGAGAATTTGGTATATTCTACGTTTGCACCGAATACAGAGATGGAGGAGATTGCACAGCAAACTATAAGTCAATGGTTAAATTCAGAAGAACATAAAAGGAACATGTTAAAGAGTCAATGGGATGAAACTGGGCTTGCTGCATATGCAGGAGAAGATGGATGTGTGTATTTTGCACAGATATTTATACAGAACTAATTTATAGTAAAGATTGTTAACTTTTAGATGATTAAAAAAGAGCTATGGTACTGCAGAAGCAGATTCCATAGCTCTTTTTTTGGAGGAAATCAAATGAAAATAAAAAGGTTAAAAAGACCATTTGTATTGATATTGGCCTTTGTATTGCTATTATCATCTATTTCACAGTCGGTATCAGCTGCTGATACTGGACAAGTGATTAATTATCCAAGTCTCCCTATTTTTAAGGGGAAATCATTCAATGCATTTGGAAAAACACATCATTCAATGAATTATTATCAGGTTGGTCTGGTTGATGGCGCTGTTCCTGCATTCTGCATTGAAGAAGGCAAAAAACTACCAGACAATACAGTCATGACTTATGAAAAATATGAAGCTAAACCGGGCCAGACCGTACCTGTTATAGGCTCATTTGACAGGTATCTTCCCATGACAGTGGCATATGAATGGATGCTAAGAGAAGGAAATTATCATGACACGGACCGTTATGCAGTAACGCAAGTATACATGTGGGGCTGTATGTCAGGATATAAAGACAATTGGCCAGCAATGGAACAGGCCATGCAAAAGTTAGCGGAAGTCTTAAAGCGGCCTTATGTCATGAATTATTATGAAGAATTGAAAGAGTATGTGATTGAGGGAGTAGCTGGGTATGAAGCGGCCAATAATGCTTCACTGCCATCATGGAATGGTACACAGCAGAAAATGACCCTAAAAGATGGGCGTTATGAATTGACACTTGATATAAGTACTTGCCCACAATTAAAAGATACCACATGGACGTTTCCAGATTCTAATTGGAATTATCAGTTATCATCAGACGGAAATAACATAACGTTCATATACAATGGTGCACAGGAGCCGATAGGAACTATTTCATCTGCAGATATTGAGGGCATAGAAGCAACATATTATGCGTATATATTTTCACCCCCACCAGGTGAGCAGGTGCAATTAGGTAGGTTGGATGCAGGATTTCAACCTGCAAATGTAACTTTTAGTTTAAATCAAGGGACTTTGGCTACACCGGATGTATCAAATTGGGAAGTTTACCGTCATTCCGAAACATTTGAGAGTAACTATAACATAGACCTTGAAAAATATTGCGCTGAGACGAACCAACCTTTGGAAGGAACAACATTTAATGTATGGGAGGATTTTGACTTTTCACAGATAAACGAGGGCGGCTATACCGAAGGGGAACCGGACGGAACAACCGGTGAGGTGTATTTAAACTGTATGACACCTGAGCCAGAATCAGATTATGTCTGCGATACCATCACGACAGATACCAATGGACAGGCCAGCCACAGTGATGCCCGCTTTTATAATTACAGCAAGACCTATTGCATGGGACATCCAGCTCCAGAGTGGATTGAGTGTGACCATGAGGGAGGGGAGGGAGAAGATAGTGAAGATTGCAACTGTGATGAAGAGAATGAACGCCTACGTGAGCAGTGGATGGCAGAGCAGGAGTTATGCGCTTCCACATGTGATTTTCATGTACAGAATGATGACGAGGAGAATCATGGCCAGGATACGGCTGCGATGGAAGCCATGTTGGCAGACCGGGATGAAACATATGAGAATTTTATCAACTTAGAATACAGCTACCAGCTGGAGGAAAAAACAGCCAGAACCGGTTATGTACTTCATGGCCTACACAATGATGACCCTGAGATTGAGACGGTCATTTTAACATCGGCCCAGGCCGGTGGTGATGTCCGGTCCGGTACATATAAGGCCAGTAATATGGTTGGACGGGTATTGAATCCTATCTATAACATGGCCATATCCAGGATGGAGGGCCTAAGGGCCTATACGTATCCTGTGCCAGATGGCCAGGACCTGGAGTTGGATGAACAGCGCAGCATAATCAGTATATTGAAAGAAGAGGAAGAAAAACCTCTTATTGAGATTGAGACACCAGTAGATAATATGGTTGATGGAACCGGAAATCAGGAGAATGGAGGTTCTGGAAGCAGTGGCCAGGGAGGCGGCTCCGAAGATAACAGCGAGGAATCAGGGGAATCCGGAAGTGGCAGCCAGGGAGGCGGCTCCGAAGATAACAGCGAGGAATCAGGGGAATCCGGAAGTGGCAGCCAGGGAGGCGGCTCCGAAGATAACAGCGAGGAATCAGGGGAATCCGGAAGTGGCAGCCAGGGAGGCGGCTCCGAAGATAACAGCGAGGAATCAGGGGAATCCGGAAGTGGCAGCCAGGGAGGCGGCTCCGAAGATAACAGCGAGGAATCAGGGGAATCCGGAAGTGGCAGCCAGGGAGGCGGCTCCGAAGATAACAGCGAGGAATCAGGGGAATCCGGAAGTGGCAGCCAGGGAGGCGGCTCCGAAGATAACAGTGAAGAATCAGGAGAATCCGGAAGTGGTAGCCAGGGAGGTGGCTCCGAAGATAACAGTGAAGAATCAGGAGAATCCGGAAGTGGTAGCCAGGGAGGTGGCTCCGAGGATAATGGTGAGGAATCAGGAGATTCTGAGGGAACTGATACGGGAACGCCAATGGCCAGTATAAGTTTACATGGTAAATCCTTGCTCTTGTCATCCATAGCTACACAGAGCAATGCAAAAAAAGAATCGGAAGAAGCCATAAACCCCCCGGATACGGATGAGGAAGAAGTAGAAGAATATGAAGCGTATGAGTATGTGAGAAATCCTTTGGAAGTATCCTATGAAATGGACATCAGCATGACCCAGACAGATGACCCAGAGGAGGAGGGGAATGGCATTACACGCTTCTTGCATTCCTTGTTTAGTGGGGATGATGATGGTGATAGTATCATAGCCGCCTTGCCATCGTTTGTAGATGATGACCTGGAACCCATAGATGTATCAGGATATGGAGCATCAGGAACCATTCTTTATACATTTAAAGTGTGGGACCATCGGACCGAAGGTAGAATCCATATAAATAAACGGGACCTGGAGCTTTACAATGCGGACCAGGATGGAAGTTATGGTTTGACTCAGGGAGATGGGACCTTGGAAGGGGCAGTATATGGCCTGTTTGCAGGGCAGGACCTGTCCCATCCAGATGGGAAGTCTGGAATTGTCTATAACCAGAATGACCTGGTAGCTGTGGCAACAACGGATAAAAATGGTGATGCATCATTCCTGGCCTATACAGAGAAGCCGGGGACACGTCTGGATGATGATGGGAACATAAAACCGTTGGAAGGTGTGACAGGACCGGAAAATTTGTACGATGGTTCATCCATCACATCCTCAGCTGAGGGATTTGGCACCATTACGTATCCAGATTATGTAGCGGCCAACGGTGGCCAGTGGATTGGACGGCCCCTGCTGATGGGGAATTACTATATTATGGAATTAAGCCGTTCTGAGGGATACGAACTGTCAGTAAATGGCATATCAATGTCAGAGACAAACCGGACCCAGGTTGGAACTACAATAAGAGAAGCTGGTCAGGCCCAGGTAGTAGGAGGGTTGTCCGATTATAATGATATGAGTGCGGATGGCTCATGGAATGATTTTATTGTAGAGAATTATAAGACAGAAGAGGGTTATGATATTACAATAACTGGTTATCCAGAAGGGGCAAAGATATACAGGGTAGATATTGAAAACCGGACCGAAACGGTAAAAGTAGTTACCGGCAGCTCTTTGCAGCCGAAAACAGATGACCATGGAAACATTGTATATCAAACGGCCAAGGGTGGGGAGTATAAGATAGGACCGGATGGGAACCCCATCATAAAAACAGGGACAGCTACGGACAGTAATCCGGACGAACAGATACCTTATGGAGAAACACTATATTACCGTTTCCGGACGGCTCCATATCCCAGTGGTAGCGCAACACCGGAGGATATGAGTAAGTGGGGCCAGGCAGTTGATGGGAATTATCTGACAGACCAGGTGAATGATATGCTGGGGCAGATTGGATATAAGGCAGCTGCAGACACATCCCCCTGGGCCGACATAGAGCTGACTGGGGCAACGAATGCTCTTGCAGCCCAGGAAATCATGGACTGGTTCACAGCGCATAACTTTTTTGATTGTGGTGCCGTGGAATCCATTTATCAAAAAGATGGGGGATACCATGCAAGGCTGCTGTATGACTATTCCGCAGCCAGTGATACATATCCAGCAGTGTATGATTCCGTAAACCAGAAGCTGTATGTCCGTAAGGTAGCAGAAGTAGATGGTGGACCTGCCGGTGAGGTTGGGTATTGGATTGAGTACCAGAAAGGTGAATATAGCTTAAAGAGCAAGACTGTATCTATTAAGGAAAAACGGCAAGTTACAAACAGCATACCTTATGGTGATGACATAGCAGCATACATTGATGTGGTGTATCAACCGGTTTATGAGACATACCAGGCCGGAGAGGTATTGTTGGACCGCTCCGGAAATCCCATACCAGTGATGGAGCGTGTATATACGTATGAGGACCAGGAGCAGACGGTAGAACGTGAAAAATTGGTACCGTTGGATGCGGTTTATGATACACAGGCTGGTACTTATACAATCCATATTGCCAATGATATGGATTGGAGTGGGGCAACAGATGCGGTGAGGACCATATACCGTATCGTGACCACAGAGAAAACTATTGAACATGATGGGGTGGAAATGCCCTATAACCAGTATATGACGGATGTTGTTGGTGCAGGAGTAAGCGCATATGCTTCCATGCCAGAATTGGATGAGGGCAGCTACATCAAGACACAGGCTTTGGTATATCCAGGCCAGAATGAACCTACACAGGACGGGGGAACGGGAGACAGGCCGGTCCAGGTGCTTCAAAGAGCCATCAAACAGTCCATCAAGGTGACAAAGGATATCTCCCAAGCGTCCTATGATGGGGTTAATACCTATGGAGCAGTCCACAATGACCCGTTGACGGTATTACTGGGTCTGTTTAATGGGGGAAGCAGTTCTCAAGGAACAAAGATACTGAATCAGTTTAAGTTTAAGGCATACCTTAAGAGTAACCTGGAGGACATCTTTGTGGATGATGCCGGTACCATTGTTTCAGAGTACATTGGAACAGATGGATTCACGGAGGAAGTACAGAAGGTTTATCTGCCTCCTAAGGATGGGAATGGAAATCGGCTGCTGGAGACAAAAGAGGATGGGACCTATAATTATACAAAATTCTTTGATGCCTTGTATGCAGCAGACCGGAAAGCTGGAGGGTACCCGGTAGAAGTGGTCAGGCAGTTTGCGATTGACTATTACGACATAGATAGTTACAAAAAAGAGATTCTTGCAGCAGAACCGGGATTAAACAGTGATGTGGCCTACGACCAGGCATTACAAAGAGCCTCAGAGGCCGCCGCGGCTTACTTGGATATCTTTGTGGGATTGGATGACCGTCTGGCCATTGCCTGGGATAAGGATGCTGGTGGTGGAGCTGATGGCGATAGGACTACGCTGCAGTGTAATACCAAGAACGGGAAGGATGACTATTATAACAATTCCATCATGCTCCCATACGGTACCTACGTGGTTGCGGAGCAGACACCGGCTGATGTGGGGAAAGAACTGGCAAACAGGCATTTTAATAAAGATTACCCAAAGGAAGTCACTCTGCCTTTTGTTCCGGATATCAGCCAGGACGGGAACACTGGGGAAACGGATATCAACTATCAGACAGGCAGCCCCTATTACCGATATGATAGCACAGATACCCCAGAGGAATTGATAAGAAAGTACAAGATACGCTTTAATGAGGAAACTCATATTATCCAGGCACATGGCCAGGATGGTGATTACGAAGTGTTTAAATATGGCCTGGATAAGGAGGTACGGCCTGGACATAGTCTTACGTCCACGGAACCATATGAGGCAGCTTACATGGATGGACGGAATGAGACAGTAAAAAGCTATTATGCTGGATATACATCCCAGAGTGAGGATGCCAGTACCATGGATGATGTTATATATGATGGATATGAGACAGACAGCGGCCAGATGGAGGTTAGGGATGGTGTGGCAACCATGGAAGGGATGCAGCTTGCCATTGATGGTAAGTTTGCCCCTATGTTGGTACCATGGACCGTACTGGCACCAGCTGTGGACCGGGTGAACCCGGATACCGGCAATGTAGAAACCCTGATACCGTCAGGAAGTGGAGCGGATTTTAACTTTGTGGCGTTTGCGCAGGAAGATTTTGAGGATACCTACTATAACACGAAGTTACGGATTGAGAAACTGGATGCCGAGACAGGGGACAATATCATCCATGATGGCGCATTGTTCAAGATATATGCGGCCAAACGTGATGTGGAAAAGAACGGGACCAATACTGTCACTGGTACCGGGGATGTGCTGTATGGTGAGGCCGTGGATTGGGAAGGAAACCCGGTCCTGGATGCGGATGGAAATAAAATACTGTATCCAAGGGTTGGTGAGAGCAATGGCAGCATGGATGACCTGCCTGTCCGCCTGGATAAGGAGGGGATTCCACAATATGATGAAAGCCAACTTATCAGGCAGGAGGACCATGATGGCAATGAAACCGGTATTTTTCGGGCATATTCCACCATCCGTGAGGTGGTTGTGGATGGTCAGGTCCAGAAAGTTCCGGTAGGATACATTGAAACCTATAAGCCATTAGGAGCTGGAGCATATGTATTGGTGGAGGTCCAGGCCCCGGAGGGTTATACAAAGAGCCGCCCTGTGGCATTTGAAATTTATGCGGATGATGTGACATATTACCATGACCAGCGCAATCCGGATGGGACTACAGATGGATGGGAGCCTGAAACAGCAGCAAAGTACCAGTATGCTGTGCCTGTGGCAGGAGATACAAATAAGTTCCAGACGGAGATAGTAAGCCAGATTGTGGTTGAGGATTATCCTTCCAGGATGGAAATCCATAAGGTGGAGGATGGTGATTCCATGGTGGGGAACCAGAATGTGCTGCAGAAAACGGATGCCCAGGGACAGACAGAAGCAAGCGGAGGATTTGACGGGGACATCATGGTGAATGATGAGGGGGACATCCTCATGTACCAGGTACATGGCAGAAAGGAAAAGCTGGAGGAGCGTGGGGACGTAAGGGAAATTACCTATGACCCAGATACCAAAGACTGGTATGGGTATGTAACGAAACCATTCGATGAATACTCTGAGCATATCGTAGAAGGGACGGAAAAGGCCCTTAAGGCCATGCCGGGAGTGAAGCTGCTGTACGAACTGGATGGAACCTACACAGGGAAGGGAATCCGGTTTGATATACCGGTAT
This DNA window, taken from Enterocloster bolteae, encodes the following:
- a CDS encoding metal-dependent hydrolase, yielding MSGGAHKLMGVVLGGMIISVVEPTLPVAGLILGMSVLGELAPDIDTVNSTISLRTPIIPKLINRKFGHRGLLHSPLFLVLLWLVIGRQNLIGNVFCIGYLGHLVQDLFTCAGLPLLFPFDKKKISLFPYHSGGIMDYVMTSVLIILLLTVNQLI
- a CDS encoding CAP domain-containing protein, encoding MFKRLALMTMAATILSATPAYAGQWMQDGNGWWWQNDNGSYPAFTWAWCDGNHDGIGENYFFDENGYMSMDTAAQEIAVNENGAMLYNGAVCTAAMPDGQDFVPGMAIDGKLVYWVYQESDASIAAGKERESQKGMVSNNNTGITTYEHIDMKALSYYMIDLINEEREQRGKDSLVINEELMDDAALRAEESSIKFSHTRPNGKDYSTAINVEYSKVGENLVYSTFAPNTEMEEIAQQTISQWLNSEEHKRNMLKSQWDETGLAAYAGEDGCVYFAQIFIQN
- a CDS encoding SpaA isopeptide-forming pilin-related protein, which translates into the protein MIKKELWYCRSRFHSSFFGGNQMKIKRLKRPFVLILAFVLLLSSISQSVSAADTGQVINYPSLPIFKGKSFNAFGKTHHSMNYYQVGLVDGAVPAFCIEEGKKLPDNTVMTYEKYEAKPGQTVPVIGSFDRYLPMTVAYEWMLREGNYHDTDRYAVTQVYMWGCMSGYKDNWPAMEQAMQKLAEVLKRPYVMNYYEELKEYVIEGVAGYEAANNASLPSWNGTQQKMTLKDGRYELTLDISTCPQLKDTTWTFPDSNWNYQLSSDGNNITFIYNGAQEPIGTISSADIEGIEATYYAYIFSPPPGEQVQLGRLDAGFQPANVTFSLNQGTLATPDVSNWEVYRHSETFESNYNIDLEKYCAETNQPLEGTTFNVWEDFDFSQINEGGYTEGEPDGTTGEVYLNCMTPEPESDYVCDTITTDTNGQASHSDARFYNYSKTYCMGHPAPEWIECDHEGGEGEDSEDCNCDEENERLREQWMAEQELCASTCDFHVQNDDEENHGQDTAAMEAMLADRDETYENFINLEYSYQLEEKTARTGYVLHGLHNDDPEIETVILTSAQAGGDVRSGTYKASNMVGRVLNPIYNMAISRMEGLRAYTYPVPDGQDLELDEQRSIISILKEEEEKPLIEIETPVDNMVDGTGNQENGGSGSSGQGGGSEDNSEESGESGSGSQGGGSEDNSEESGESGSGSQGGGSEDNSEESGESGSGSQGGGSEDNSEESGESGSGSQGGGSEDNSEESGESGSGSQGGGSEDNSEESGESGSGSQGGGSEDNSEESGESGSGSQGGGSEDNSEESGESGSGSQGGGSEDNGEESGDSEGTDTGTPMASISLHGKSLLLSSIATQSNAKKESEEAINPPDTDEEEVEEYEAYEYVRNPLEVSYEMDISMTQTDDPEEEGNGITRFLHSLFSGDDDGDSIIAALPSFVDDDLEPIDVSGYGASGTILYTFKVWDHRTEGRIHINKRDLELYNADQDGSYGLTQGDGTLEGAVYGLFAGQDLSHPDGKSGIVYNQNDLVAVATTDKNGDASFLAYTEKPGTRLDDDGNIKPLEGVTGPENLYDGSSITSSAEGFGTITYPDYVAANGGQWIGRPLLMGNYYIMELSRSEGYELSVNGISMSETNRTQVGTTIREAGQAQVVGGLSDYNDMSADGSWNDFIVENYKTEEGYDITITGYPEGAKIYRVDIENRTETVKVVTGSSLQPKTDDHGNIVYQTAKGGEYKIGPDGNPIIKTGTATDSNPDEQIPYGETLYYRFRTAPYPSGSATPEDMSKWGQAVDGNYLTDQVNDMLGQIGYKAAADTSPWADIELTGATNALAAQEIMDWFTAHNFFDCGAVESIYQKDGGYHARLLYDYSAASDTYPAVYDSVNQKLYVRKVAEVDGGPAGEVGYWIEYQKGEYSLKSKTVSIKEKRQVTNSIPYGDDIAAYIDVVYQPVYETYQAGEVLLDRSGNPIPVMERVYTYEDQEQTVEREKLVPLDAVYDTQAGTYTIHIANDMDWSGATDAVRTIYRIVTTEKTIEHDGVEMPYNQYMTDVVGAGVSAYASMPELDEGSYIKTQALVYPGQNEPTQDGGTGDRPVQVLQRAIKQSIKVTKDISQASYDGVNTYGAVHNDPLTVLLGLFNGGSSSQGTKILNQFKFKAYLKSNLEDIFVDDAGTIVSEYIGTDGFTEEVQKVYLPPKDGNGNRLLETKEDGTYNYTKFFDALYAADRKAGGYPVEVVRQFAIDYYDIDSYKKEILAAEPGLNSDVAYDQALQRASEAAAAYLDIFVGLDDRLAIAWDKDAGGGADGDRTTLQCNTKNGKDDYYNNSIMLPYGTYVVAEQTPADVGKELANRHFNKDYPKEVTLPFVPDISQDGNTGETDINYQTGSPYYRYDSTDTPEELIRKYKIRFNEETHIIQAHGQDGDYEVFKYGLDKEVRPGHSLTSTEPYEAAYMDGRNETVKSYYAGYTSQSEDASTMDDVIYDGYETDSGQMEVRDGVATMEGMQLAIDGKFAPMLVPWTVLAPAVDRVNPDTGNVETLIPSGSGADFNFVAFAQEDFEDTYYNTKLRIEKLDAETGDNIIHDGALFKIYAAKRDVEKNGTNTVTGTGDVLYGEAVDWEGNPVLDADGNKILYPRVGESNGSMDDLPVRLDKEGIPQYDESQLIRQEDHDGNETGIFRAYSTIREVVVDGQVQKVPVGYIETYKPLGAGAYVLVEVQAPEGYTKSRPVAFEIYADDVTYYHDQRNPDGTTDGWEPETAAKYQYAVPVAGDTNKFQTEIVSQIVVEDYPSRMEIHKVEDGDSMVGNQNVLQKTDAQGQTEASGGFDGDIMVNDEGDILMYQVHGRKEKLEERGDVREITYDPDTKDWYGYVTKPFDEYSEHIVEGTEKALKAMPGVKLLYELDGTYTGKGIRFDIPVSGARLSLYHAVELEKTGENQYEGVTVEYEDGKVTRIIDTNTGTHKEIRRTGQDSGPAGLNVWDTIIVDNNPVDLYFYDMEQVDTMEDPDTGEIWVLDDRGNQLCYADARSGMAYVYDDYGRMLAYTADEEGNKELVKSIQVMDDGTGNGQTIYEDKSTVDDENGLPIYYTDGKVVTKDETWITDDSTDPYGNPESTGAVHTITRLPFGAYILQEELVPYEQGYIQAKHMGLVLEDTDEVQKYFMQNVFTKTAFAKIDVHTQKEIQGATMTLYCAQLDSEGNPLKEEDGTYKKGDAYTTWLSGYEYDDNGNLKLDAQGHPIPTTEPHWIDHIPVGFYVLEETICPYEQGYVQSVSVNIDVLETGNVQSFEMEDDFTALEIRKYDTKNEDVIYEDSEAYLTLYHAKLDAKGYPVIQDGIPQYDEFGKIFTFRAATYKDGQDVASTGREVPDAGGNHPIMKYDYDFQPIPNTYQGRYYYTENATVRIEYLPVGSYVLVETDNPDGYATADPILIEIEDTGHLEEIQYAEMGDKPLSLEVSKVNITGGKEVNGAVLTIYPVDERGNVSDTPLILHQPTVDGNYQDITATWVSGLDGKYTDADRVAGLIPDGFEVGDLKPHLVEYIPEGDYILREETTPYGFLQSVDVPFTITDTQVIQKAEMIDEIPDGILKITKSDTDRPDERLQGAQFQLENMTTGTLCETVTTDEQGMAQFQPQPIGYMDRDGNFKPYTYKCSETKAAPGHMLTLSPYEFQFEYVNELTDKIVLDYNPTNDSNRVVTDKRIGNTDELLDGVTLRIERKVDNGWETIDEWMTGKQGHYTKDLQAGDYRLVEIKAAEGFKLLAEPIEFTISDGMTEVPHFVMRNYSTIVDITKVQSGTDTLLAGARLQLRKDTGEVIREWTTQEDGGQKFYGLEPGTYVIHELQAPAGYVMAGDQEIVVTENNDTTQVFQYENRLKSSSGGGGGGGDKPKPKVDYISFKKIDSGGMPVAGAEFTFYRGDGSVLDTAVSDANGKITIKRPESGTYTIRETKAPDGFYISDKTYTVTIGQGGVQGDYEIVNVPNTTVTINKLDAETQEPLSDVKLQILDGSNHVVAEGWTDDNGQFGFVAPYAGTYHIKELEALEGYRKLPSTYECGVQEDGSITGTTTLYNSKTQKIGKVMASYTPHLTGKGVASFGVPGIRVPGAKTGDDTPIMLYVVMLILSVLILAGFVITYWMRKGKKKKNLMMLVLIIGLSAGMHCEGKAAPMDTLEAATSSNASEVELQQKEGINTLIVVSAPNIDAESIPRPEKTYQYEGKTYELQDYKVIETSIPEREEIARDTITYNEVEQADTIPATAVIEVEDTITGTVTKVTVPLKDYEYTDYRWVDGFEFLITVEAADADSYALGDILIPRQEENPFAGYLNNLLELIQVNPAYYQIHTVEWTGEPWVAEDGVTYRQAIARGLKQVATVNATYEGIVLLDSVLANAVEAVYEEDMSQVETEPEKPVETVEVEVAKKNLWDFILELLGRLLKHPIIAMVTCIALIILICLVVTILQVLSAKKRKKGDEE